One genomic segment of Deinococcota bacterium includes these proteins:
- a CDS encoding CsbD family protein, protein MNRDIFGGNWKQFTGKVKEKWGELTDDDLQAIDGKKDQLVGRLQEKYGYSRERAQQEADDFERNMG, encoded by the coding sequence ATGAACCGCGACATCTTCGGAGGCAATTGGAAGCAGTTCACCGGCAAAGTCAAGGAAAAGTGGGGCGAGCTCACCGACGACGACCTGCAAGCTATCGACGGCAAGAAGGATCAACTCGTCGGCAGGCTCCAGGAAAAGTACGGCTACAGCCGCGAGAGGGCGCAGCAAGAGGCTGACGACTTTGAAAGAAACATGGGCTAA
- a CDS encoding DUF72 domain-containing protein, with the protein MELYLGTGGYSNDDWVGLLYPPEVKKSDWLRVYAEKFNAVELNASFYAIPGVKAFRGMLEKSGGRVRFAVKLHQSMTHARDADDTMYTRMLESVAPLREAGVLGPFLAQFPYSFHRTAENRQYLLELVEHFEGERLTLEFRHESWNQLEVRQSIASFGLVWTSVDYPPLRGLPGPDLHSSAGMIYLRLHGRNKSTWWDGKSAAERHDYLYSADELRPFLLRIAELQDDLEQVWLLFLNTTKGHALKNLAMVRELASELGLAEQ; encoded by the coding sequence ATGGAACTCTATCTGGGCACCGGCGGCTACTCCAACGACGACTGGGTCGGGCTGCTCTACCCGCCCGAGGTGAAGAAGTCCGACTGGTTGAGGGTCTACGCCGAAAAGTTCAACGCGGTCGAGCTGAACGCCAGCTTCTACGCCATCCCCGGTGTCAAGGCCTTTAGGGGCATGCTCGAGAAGAGCGGCGGCCGGGTGCGTTTCGCGGTCAAGCTGCACCAGAGCATGACGCACGCGCGCGACGCCGACGACACTATGTATACGCGGATGCTCGAGTCGGTCGCGCCGCTGCGCGAGGCGGGCGTCCTGGGGCCGTTTCTGGCGCAGTTCCCCTACTCGTTTCACCGCACCGCCGAGAACCGGCAGTACCTCTTGGAACTGGTCGAGCACTTCGAGGGGGAAAGGCTGACGCTCGAGTTCCGCCATGAGAGCTGGAACCAGCTCGAGGTGAGACAGAGCATAGCGAGCTTCGGCCTCGTCTGGACGAGCGTCGACTACCCGCCGCTGAGGGGCCTGCCGGGCCCTGACCTGCACAGCAGCGCGGGCATGATCTACTTGCGCCTGCACGGTCGCAACAAGAGCACGTGGTGGGACGGCAAGAGCGCGGCGGAGCGGCACGACTACCTCTACAGCGCCGACGAGTTGCGGCCCTTTCTGCTGCGAATAGCCGAACTGCAAGACGACCTCGAGCAGGTCTGGTTGCTGTTTCTGAACACCACCAAGGGCCACGCGCTCAAGAATCTGGCGATGGTCCGGGAGCTTGCGAGTGAACTTGGACTCGCCGAGCAGTAA
- a CDS encoding nucleotidyltransferase family protein, with protein sequence MTILEEHFKELNRRFGVRRLALFGSVARDEATLASDVDILVGFGKAPTYRQYIGATLYLEDVFGHKVDLVTEGALKPRVASYVERDRYEVVDGA encoded by the coding sequence GTGACCATTCTCGAGGAGCATTTCAAGGAGCTGAATAGGCGCTTTGGGGTGAGGCGTCTCGCCCTCTTTGGCTCGGTCGCTCGCGACGAGGCTACGCTTGCGAGTGACGTGGATATTCTTGTGGGCTTCGGTAAAGCCCCAACGTATAGGCAGTACATCGGAGCCACGCTTTATCTCGAGGATGTGTTTGGACACAAGGTTGATCTGGTGACGGAGGGTGCCCTCAAGCCGCGAGTGGCGTCTTATGTCGAGCGAGATCGCTATGAGGTCGTAGATGGCGCGTAG
- a CDS encoding ribbon-helix-helix domain-containing protein — MKRTTIMLPPELKHRAEYVAREEGVSLGELIGKALEARLAERTTTRDPFFAQYEAFAGDVPSDLAENHDKYLYDEE; from the coding sequence ATGAAACGCACAACCATCATGTTGCCGCCTGAGCTCAAGCACCGGGCCGAGTATGTGGCGCGTGAGGAGGGAGTCTCGCTCGGGGAACTGATAGGAAAAGCATTGGAGGCGCGTCTAGCGGAAAGGACGACTACACGTGACCCGTTCTTTGCACAGTACGAAGCCTTCGCGGGTGATGTCCCTTCCGACCTCGCGGAGAACCACGACAAGTATCTCTACGACGAAGAATGA
- a CDS encoding DUF86 domain-containing protein produces MRESANKVQRYTQGMGLTEFMLNELVVDATLRNLEIIGEAAKNLSDDVKGRYPEIDWRGMGRFRDLLSHHYFGVRLETVWDVVERELPALLIHLDAVLEVERDKLQQANGAELLED; encoded by the coding sequence ATGCGCGAAAGCGCGAACAAAGTCCAGCGTTACACCCAGGGAATGGGCCTCACCGAGTTTATGCTTAACGAGCTTGTTGTGGATGCGACCCTTCGCAATCTAGAAATAATTGGTGAGGCTGCCAAAAATCTTTCTGATGATGTCAAGGGGCGCTATCCCGAGATCGACTGGCGTGGGATGGGTCGGTTTCGGGACCTCCTCAGCCATCACTACTTTGGCGTGAGACTCGAGACGGTATGGGATGTGGTCGAACGAGAACTTCCTGCTCTTCTCATCCATCTGGACGCTGTGCTCGAAGTTGAGCGGGACAAGCTTCAGCAAGCCAATGGCGCAGAATTACTCGAGGATTAG